One Streptomyces drozdowiczii DNA segment encodes these proteins:
- a CDS encoding DUF4231 domain-containing protein, with protein MTSDPHEEYRNKFAEFSLKEADLRAAKALQRIGWLILLGSLTLTGVLGYTVFVGLWKSNDGIARWISLAIVNILWIACSYWLFSNHKNLAAKASAFRDALQKRQTAAAQLPLDTTSGLRVYREASLDVITSYRAQASRNRRVHNMFQLLIITGSIVVSTLTAMNEGSNTVLSIFTSSLSALVGISAGVTGYFKFRERGTTSQSTADDIEKNYNASAFQLGDYERLEETPRLIQYAATVERIKEEQRKREIQLEQSASREERSAQ; from the coding sequence GTGACATCCGATCCACACGAGGAGTACAGAAACAAGTTCGCTGAATTCAGCCTCAAAGAAGCGGACCTGAGGGCGGCTAAGGCGCTTCAGAGGATTGGCTGGCTAATCCTGCTGGGTTCGTTAACTCTGACGGGGGTGCTCGGATACACCGTCTTTGTTGGCCTATGGAAATCCAATGACGGAATCGCCAGATGGATTTCGTTGGCTATTGTCAATATCTTATGGATTGCGTGCTCATACTGGCTGTTCAGCAATCATAAAAACCTTGCCGCAAAAGCGAGTGCCTTTCGTGATGCGCTGCAGAAGCGCCAGACGGCGGCCGCTCAGCTCCCCCTTGACACGACCTCGGGTCTGCGTGTCTATCGCGAGGCCTCGCTTGATGTCATCACCTCCTACCGGGCGCAGGCGAGCCGCAACAGACGCGTACACAACATGTTCCAGCTGCTCATCATCACCGGGTCAATTGTGGTGTCCACTCTCACGGCGATGAACGAGGGATCCAACACGGTTTTATCGATCTTTACTTCATCCTTGAGCGCCCTGGTCGGAATCTCTGCCGGAGTAACCGGCTACTTCAAGTTCCGGGAGCGCGGCACTACCTCACAGTCGACAGCAGATGACATTGAGAAGAATTACAATGCCAGCGCGTTCCAACTCGGTGACTATGAAAGACTGGAGGAGACCCCTCGGCTTATCCAGTACGCGGCAACGGTCGAAAGGATCAAAGAAGAACAGCGTAAGCGTGAAATCCAGCTGGAGCAGAGTGCCTCACGCGAAGAGCGCTCGGCGCAATGA
- the tap gene encoding telomere-associated protein Tap, translating to MSTENELFSAVDALLEQVAQDDLPVPAERKRLREAAGLSQAQIATALDARREAVGNWETGKTEPRPPKRAAYARLLEGLTARFPAPVADAPAAPPVPVVPEAFTGPAPVPAPAAEAPAAPAPAAAVRPAPAASSRRPGAKKTVAKKTMAAATADVDPRFENGPLAVIDVDADGQVSAYCIGGLVLDVPAKTIPALVDWTLTEARLGQARLHRNGRDADPILVLTAAALERFGLPTALSEEERHAGRLPAGHKVVKQIERAGLQMTQRGFGPWARLYRDPEGSRRRCVQLCILPWHALDVREWGRKDDPELLLTMHPADLVQYLGLYAARVMTPRGSTATTGLELMTALRPPTRAEKNPATGDFERAFNDDAITALYKVVDCEVPDEHPILKGKFARHHMRTPAEMLMEEPYDWCRPLTDEECANPYLVVVDLNMSFAAAANGLVVGLNGPTHLTGNPKFDPALPGSWLVDLSHVDLSRARVNGRTVDGSRLPSPFTPKGDTPEGPAWYATPTVQYAVELGFDVAPIEAYVRTQTGRYLDSWYKRLRDAYVATMADMGVTTDLTGTEFLEAMARRKQVDPAMALLETAIKATAKGAIGKLRQRSRGQVPYYEPYPALERVNWRPDIRAAVLANQRVGLHRKLMKTAAAADLYPVAIGTDAIVYPSPGPSPLDVLPTTPEGKPVPGGFRLGVSPGMVKHQGTQTVLWAEQQFEERGGVFNISNLIKTADPTAGEGE from the coding sequence GTGTCCACTGAGAACGAGCTGTTCAGCGCTGTCGATGCGCTGCTGGAGCAAGTCGCGCAGGACGACCTGCCGGTCCCTGCGGAGCGCAAGCGTCTGCGGGAGGCGGCGGGGCTGAGTCAGGCGCAGATCGCCACGGCGCTGGATGCCCGCCGGGAGGCGGTGGGGAACTGGGAGACCGGCAAGACCGAGCCGCGGCCGCCGAAGCGTGCCGCGTACGCTCGGCTGCTGGAGGGTCTCACCGCCCGCTTCCCCGCCCCGGTCGCCGACGCGCCCGCCGCACCCCCGGTGCCGGTGGTTCCGGAGGCGTTCACCGGCCCCGCTCCCGTTCCCGCCCCGGCGGCCGAAGCACCGGCGGCACCGGCCCCGGCTGCCGCCGTACGCCCGGCGCCCGCCGCGTCGTCGCGGCGCCCGGGTGCGAAGAAGACGGTGGCGAAGAAGACCATGGCGGCCGCGACCGCTGACGTCGACCCGCGCTTCGAGAACGGCCCGCTCGCGGTCATCGACGTCGACGCCGACGGGCAGGTGTCGGCGTACTGCATCGGCGGCCTCGTCCTGGACGTGCCCGCCAAGACGATCCCCGCGCTGGTCGACTGGACGCTGACCGAAGCCCGGCTCGGTCAGGCCCGCCTGCACCGCAACGGCCGCGACGCCGACCCGATCCTCGTCCTCACCGCAGCCGCCCTGGAACGCTTCGGCCTGCCCACCGCACTGTCGGAGGAGGAGCGGCACGCTGGCCGGCTCCCGGCCGGCCACAAGGTGGTCAAGCAGATCGAGCGCGCGGGCCTCCAGATGACCCAGCGCGGCTTCGGCCCATGGGCCCGGCTCTACCGCGACCCCGAAGGCTCCCGGCGGCGCTGCGTCCAGCTGTGCATCCTGCCCTGGCACGCCTTGGACGTCCGCGAGTGGGGGCGCAAGGACGACCCGGAACTGCTGCTGACGATGCACCCGGCCGACCTGGTCCAGTACCTCGGTCTGTACGCAGCCCGGGTGATGACCCCGCGCGGCAGCACGGCGACGACCGGCCTGGAGCTCATGACCGCGCTGCGCCCGCCGACCCGCGCAGAGAAGAACCCGGCGACCGGCGACTTCGAGCGGGCCTTTAACGACGACGCGATCACCGCCCTCTACAAGGTGGTGGACTGCGAGGTCCCCGACGAGCACCCGATCCTGAAGGGCAAGTTCGCCCGGCACCACATGCGCACCCCGGCAGAGATGCTGATGGAGGAGCCCTACGACTGGTGCCGGCCGCTCACCGATGAGGAGTGCGCCAACCCCTACCTGGTCGTCGTCGACCTCAACATGTCCTTCGCCGCCGCCGCGAACGGCCTGGTCGTCGGGTTGAACGGGCCAACCCACCTGACCGGCAACCCCAAGTTCGACCCGGCGCTGCCCGGCTCGTGGCTGGTCGACCTCTCCCACGTCGACCTGTCCCGCGCCCGGGTCAACGGCCGCACCGTTGACGGCTCCCGGCTCCCGAGCCCGTTCACGCCGAAGGGCGACACCCCCGAGGGCCCGGCCTGGTACGCCACGCCCACCGTGCAGTACGCGGTGGAGCTCGGCTTCGACGTCGCACCGATCGAGGCATACGTCCGCACCCAGACCGGCCGCTACCTCGACTCCTGGTACAAGCGGCTGCGCGACGCCTACGTCGCCACGATGGCCGACATGGGTGTCACCACCGACCTCACCGGGACCGAGTTCCTCGAGGCGATGGCGCGGCGCAAGCAGGTCGACCCAGCGATGGCACTGTTGGAGACCGCGATCAAGGCGACGGCGAAGGGCGCGATCGGCAAGCTGCGCCAGCGCTCGCGGGGGCAGGTGCCGTACTACGAGCCGTACCCGGCGTTGGAGCGGGTGAACTGGCGCCCGGACATCCGGGCCGCCGTGCTCGCCAACCAGCGGGTTGGCCTGCACCGCAAGCTGATGAAGACGGCGGCCGCCGCCGACCTGTACCCGGTCGCGATCGGCACCGACGCGATCGTCTACCCCTCGCCCGGGCCGTCCCCGCTGGACGTCCTGCCGACCACGCCCGAGGGCAAGCCGGTGCCCGGCGGCTTCCGGCTCGGTGTTTCGCCCGGGATGGTCAAGCACCAGGGCACCCAGACCGTCCTGTGGGCGGAGCAGCAGTTCGAGGAGCGCGGCGGCGTCTTCAACATCTCCAACCTCATCAAGACCGCCGACCCGACAGCCGGAGAAGGGGAGTAG
- the tpg gene encoding telomere-protecting terminal protein Tpg yields MDSLGDSLDRALEKAFTRPAPKSAQAQMKYLVKQLKGTKAAAQALGITQRTVERYVTGKLKRPRQELRGRLEREVKKRWQPQVRAKARKKAATTDGLVVSTRARFGFEAAAGSTDDARIRDITQALPPQFADQLFSAREQGANEQQLRQIAADGLAQMYFRANNSRAHGLGVEFTDVERLDIEL; encoded by the coding sequence GTGGACTCGCTCGGGGACAGCCTGGACCGCGCACTGGAGAAGGCGTTCACCCGCCCCGCCCCCAAGAGCGCCCAGGCGCAGATGAAGTACCTCGTCAAGCAGCTCAAGGGCACCAAGGCCGCCGCCCAGGCCCTCGGGATCACCCAGCGCACCGTGGAGCGGTACGTGACTGGCAAGCTCAAGCGGCCCCGCCAGGAACTGCGCGGCCGCCTGGAGCGCGAGGTCAAGAAGCGGTGGCAGCCGCAGGTCCGCGCGAAGGCGAGGAAGAAGGCGGCGACCACAGACGGCCTGGTCGTTTCCACCCGTGCCCGCTTCGGGTTCGAAGCTGCCGCAGGTTCGACCGACGACGCCCGAATCCGGGATATCACCCAGGCCCTGCCGCCGCAGTTCGCCGACCAGTTGTTCAGCGCACGCGAGCAGGGCGCCAACGAGCAGCAGCTCCGGCAGATCGCCGCCGACGGCCTGGCCCAGATGTACTTCCGCGCCAACAACAGCAGGGCCCACGGCCTGGGCGTGGAGTTCACCGACGTGGAACGGCTCGACATCGAGCTGTAG
- the tpg gene encoding telomere-protecting terminal protein Tpg, with translation MTEEEKAEKAAQAANTRARFMEGLARVERTLFTRPAPKSARAQMKFLRTRERGSTKSLAARLGVSRKTVQRYLSGASSKPNRRLREALVQETESEWQPQVKAQARQHASTSGGLVISFRATLGFTANGSSDDGRVRDLSIAVSPSHAALILAAQEDGATDAALHDAVAEAIADAYFRQGGGGRANLKVNFTDVQRLDIAF, from the coding sequence GTGACCGAAGAAGAGAAGGCAGAGAAGGCAGCGCAGGCGGCCAACACGCGCGCCAGGTTCATGGAGGGCCTCGCCCGCGTGGAGCGCACCCTGTTCACCCGGCCCGCGCCGAAATCCGCGCGAGCGCAGATGAAATTCCTTCGCACGCGGGAGAGGGGCTCCACCAAGAGCCTGGCGGCCCGTCTGGGCGTCTCCCGCAAGACGGTGCAGCGCTACCTCTCGGGCGCCTCCAGCAAGCCGAACAGGCGCCTCCGGGAGGCGTTGGTCCAAGAGACCGAGTCGGAGTGGCAACCGCAGGTCAAAGCACAGGCGAGGCAGCACGCGAGTACCTCGGGAGGGCTCGTCATCAGCTTCCGGGCCACCCTCGGCTTCACCGCGAACGGGTCCTCGGACGACGGCCGGGTGCGGGACCTCAGCATCGCCGTTTCGCCCTCCCACGCTGCCCTCATCCTCGCCGCGCAGGAGGATGGTGCGACGGACGCAGCACTGCACGATGCCGTCGCTGAGGCCATAGCGGACGCCTATTTCCGTCAAGGTGGTGGAGGACGAGCGAACCTGAAGGTGAACTTCACGGACGTACAGCGGCTGGACATAGCGTTTTAG